The Euphorbia lathyris chromosome 8, ddEupLath1.1, whole genome shotgun sequence genome has a window encoding:
- the LOC136203631 gene encoding uncharacterized protein, whose translation MRTKTRQIFVQSPYSPLQTLTLDPEQTINLRTLKLSLLPHIQNLSSFYFTLNGKPLYDSINLSNPHIAPLSTLVLHSRICGGGGDGGATGAESRDCYLNMYAEKKPDKVDPNEQRLSRWVNCSLSNEPLVQPCVIDRLGNLFNKEALVEGLIGKKLPKEFGYIRGLKDMINIKLEPIPGGESNYAMFHCPISGLEFNGTYKFFALRNCGHVLSAKALKEVKSSSCLVCYKEYQECDKIVINGTEEEVTVLRERMEEEERSKVKNKKPKKLKNEVNGEDNAGLGPVQSTGKKHGIDDVKSVEMIVGKVEGNRKAEKVKGVSTGGPVKKFKAGDMAPANANKEVYASLFTSSNKSKFKETYSCRSLPLGRN comes from the coding sequence ATGAGGACAAAAACCCGTCAAATCTTCGTTCAATCTCCATATTCTCCTTTACAAACCCTAACCCTAGATCCTGAACAAACCATCAACCTCCGTACCCTTAAGCTCTCTCTTCTTCCCCATATTCAAAATCTCTCATCTTTCTACTTCACTCTCAATGGAAAACCTCTTTACGATTCCATCAATCTTTCCAATCCCCATATCGCCCCTCTATCAACTCTCGTTTTGCACTCTCGAATCTGTGGCGGTGGTGGCGATGGCGGTGCTACAGGGGCTGAGTCCCGCGATTGCTATCTCAACATGTACGCTGAGAAAAAGCCCGATAAGGTTGATCCGAATGAGCAGAGACTCTCTAGATGGGTAAATTGCTCTCTCTCTAACGAACCCTTGGTTCAGCCTTGTGTAATTGATCGCCTTGGTAATTTGTTCAACAAAGAAGCGTTAGTAGAGGGTTTAATTGGGAAAAAATTGCCAAAGGAGTTCGGTTATATTAGGGGTTTAAAAGATATGATTAATATAAAGCTAGAGCCAATTCCTGGTGGTGAATCAAATTATGCAATGTTCCATTGCCCGATTTCAGGTCTGGAGTTCAATGGTACTTATAAATTTTTTGCCTTGAGGAATTGCGGTCATGTTTTGAGTGCTAAGGCTTTGAAGGAGGTGAAATCATCATCATGTTTGGTTTGTTACAAGGAGTACCAGGAATGTGATAAAATTGTGATAAATGGCACTGAAGAGGAAGTGACAGTTTTGAGAGAAAGGatggaggaggaagagagatCAAAGGTGAAGAATAAGAAACCAAAGAAGCTTAAAAATGAGGTTAATGGAGAAGATAATGCAGGCTTAGGTCCGGTACAATCGACAGGTAAAAAACACGGGATTGATGATGTTAAGAGTGTTGAGATGATTGTTGGTAAAGTGGAAGGTAATCGGAAAGCTGAGAAGGTGAAAGGGGTGAGCACTGGTGGTCCAGTGAAGAAGTTTAAGGCAGGTGATATGGCACCAGCTAATGCCAATAAAGAGGTGTATGCATCACTCTTTACATCTTCCAACAAGTCCAAGTTCAAGGAGACCTATTCTTGTAGGTCACTCCCACTTGGTAGGAACTGA